The Lysinibacillus pakistanensis genome includes a window with the following:
- a CDS encoding methylated-DNA--[protein]-cysteine S-methyltransferase: protein MNVLYVDTLTYAQGNMYIVASDEGLVYIGTPNASFEEVEVWAKKPFKGFRFEENKAKLQPYTKQFTAYFNKELREFDLPIHIKGTPFQLAVWDALMELPYGTTASYSDIAHRIGNPKAVRAVGGAIGANPILAIIPCHRVIGKNGKLTGFRSGLAMKEFLLEMERA, encoded by the coding sequence ATGAATGTATTATATGTAGATACATTAACATATGCACAAGGTAATATGTATATCGTAGCCTCAGATGAAGGTCTCGTATATATTGGAACACCAAATGCATCATTTGAAGAGGTAGAAGTATGGGCCAAAAAGCCATTTAAAGGCTTTCGCTTTGAAGAGAATAAAGCAAAATTACAGCCATATACTAAGCAATTTACGGCTTATTTTAATAAAGAGCTTAGAGAATTTGATTTGCCGATACATATCAAAGGGACTCCATTTCAGCTAGCAGTATGGGATGCACTGATGGAGCTACCATACGGTACAACGGCATCTTATTCTGATATTGCACACCGCATAGGTAATCCGAAGGCAGTAAGAGCGGTAGGTGGTGCAATAGGGGCTAATCCAATATTGGCGATTATTCCATGTCATCGTGTAATTGGAAAAAATGGTAAATTAACGGGTTTTCGGAGTGGATTGGCAATGAAAGAATTTTTACTTGAAATGGAGAGAGCTTGA
- a CDS encoding ABC transporter ATP-binding protein: MNMLYEPSIHLQQVSFSANGKTILKSITGSFPKGKITTLVGPSGAGKTTLLKLCNGLLSPTDGQILIDNQPISTYEPTALRRHVGIALQAAPMINGTVFENLALPRSLQGKKLTKEEAIQYLQDVGLDQSFLQRSINGLSGGQRQKVSIARTLINQSSILLLDEITSALDRQSVQDIETLITTINKKYNVTMIWITHNLQQALTIGHFTWVMMDGELIETGKSSLLKAPVNPRAAEFVQGANV, from the coding sequence ATGAATATGTTATACGAGCCTTCTATTCACCTTCAGCAGGTCAGCTTTTCAGCAAATGGCAAGACCATCTTAAAATCGATTACTGGGTCATTCCCTAAAGGAAAAATTACCACTTTAGTCGGTCCGTCTGGTGCTGGCAAAACAACTCTACTAAAATTATGCAATGGCTTATTATCACCTACAGATGGTCAAATATTAATTGATAATCAACCTATTTCTACATATGAACCCACCGCTTTAAGAAGACATGTCGGCATCGCCCTTCAGGCAGCACCTATGATCAACGGGACTGTGTTTGAAAATCTCGCACTTCCTCGTTCATTACAAGGAAAAAAGCTTACAAAAGAAGAAGCCATTCAATATTTACAAGATGTCGGACTTGATCAAAGCTTTTTACAGCGCTCTATAAATGGATTATCAGGTGGACAACGACAAAAAGTCTCTATTGCGAGAACACTTATTAATCAGTCCTCCATTTTATTATTAGATGAAATCACCTCTGCACTGGATCGTCAATCTGTCCAGGATATCGAGACACTCATTACTACCATTAACAAAAAATACAATGTCACAATGATCTGGATTACACATAATTTGCAGCAAGCATTAACAATTGGGCACTTCACATGGGTCATGATGGATGGTGAACTGATTGAAACAGGAAAAAGCTCTCTACTGAAAGCACCTGTAAATCCACGTGCAGCAGAATTTGTACAGGGGGCGAATGTATGA
- a CDS encoding ABC transporter permease, producing the protein MTFTTLSLTLIFVFIPLLLSKTLKLGLEKDTIIATIRSIIQLLAVGYILKFVFDAQSFLYIFLMVALMIVVATLNARKKGEGIQGITWKIALTLVVIEAVTQGVLLGFHIVPATAQYIIPISGMLIGNSMVLSILFLNRFTAEITNRHDEIELILSLGGTPKQAIHRQLINAVKASMIPTIESQKTIGLVQLPGMMSGQIIGGADPIQAVQFQLLIIFALLTTATLSSIMIGFLSYPALFNKRMQILEMK; encoded by the coding sequence ATGACATTTACAACATTATCTCTGACATTAATTTTTGTTTTTATCCCACTACTACTATCAAAAACATTAAAGCTTGGACTTGAAAAAGATACAATTATTGCTACAATACGCTCAATTATTCAACTGCTTGCAGTAGGCTATATCTTAAAATTTGTCTTTGATGCCCAAAGCTTTCTTTATATTTTCCTTATGGTTGCATTAATGATCGTAGTGGCAACATTAAATGCTCGCAAAAAAGGAGAGGGTATTCAAGGTATCACGTGGAAAATAGCTTTGACTTTAGTTGTAATCGAAGCTGTCACACAAGGCGTTTTACTCGGCTTTCATATTGTTCCAGCAACTGCACAATATATTATTCCCATTAGCGGCATGCTCATTGGTAATTCTATGGTATTGTCCATTCTATTTTTAAATCGTTTTACAGCAGAGATTACCAATCGACATGACGAAATTGAATTAATTTTATCACTTGGTGGCACGCCTAAACAGGCTATTCATCGACAGCTAATAAATGCTGTTAAAGCAAGTATGATTCCTACAATTGAGAGTCAAAAAACCATCGGACTCGTTCAACTGCCGGGCATGATGAGTGGTCAAATTATCGGTGGTGCAGACCCTATACAAGCAGTCCAATTTCAACTCTTAATTATTTTTGCTCTCCTCACAACAGCGACATTATCAAGCATAATGATAGGCTTTTTAAGCTATCCTGCTCTTTTTAACAAACGCATGCAAATTCTTGAAATGAAATAA
- a CDS encoding proline dehydrogenase family protein — MVLRDFFIHLSENQLLNSAAKKYGLKLGAQSVVAGTNIEETIASIKELNAHNISCTVDNLGEFVSTEEEATKAKEQILAVIEAIHENGVDAHISLKPSQLGLDIDVDFCYDNLYEIVEKAAAYDIFVNFDMENYGRLQTSFDMVEELSKTFNNVGTVIQSYFYRAKDDIEKFKDYRLRIVKGAYKEPVEVAFQDKLDIDLNFIELIEYHLLHGKFTSIATHDHNVIAHVKRFVADHNIPLDKFEFQMLYGFRTDMQKELANEGYNFCVYVPFGEDWYGYFMRRLAERPQNLNLVTKQVFTKKTNTVLAVAAGAFVLGRLTKRKK; from the coding sequence ATGGTATTACGCGATTTTTTCATCCATTTATCTGAAAACCAACTATTAAATAGTGCTGCAAAAAAATATGGCCTTAAATTAGGAGCACAAAGTGTAGTAGCTGGTACAAATATTGAGGAAACAATTGCAAGCATCAAAGAGCTGAACGCACATAATATCTCTTGCACAGTGGATAATTTAGGAGAATTTGTTTCAACTGAAGAAGAAGCAACAAAGGCAAAAGAACAAATCCTCGCTGTTATTGAAGCTATTCACGAAAATGGTGTTGATGCCCATATTTCGTTAAAACCATCGCAATTAGGATTAGATATCGATGTTGATTTTTGCTACGATAATTTATACGAGATTGTAGAAAAAGCGGCGGCTTATGATATATTTGTGAACTTTGATATGGAAAACTATGGTCGCTTACAGACATCATTCGATATGGTTGAGGAGCTTTCCAAAACTTTTAATAATGTGGGTACTGTTATTCAATCATACTTCTACCGTGCAAAAGACGATATCGAGAAATTTAAGGACTACCGTTTACGTATCGTAAAAGGCGCTTATAAAGAGCCTGTTGAGGTTGCCTTCCAAGATAAATTAGATATTGATTTAAATTTCATTGAGTTAATCGAATATCATTTACTTCATGGCAAATTCACGTCCATTGCAACACATGACCATAATGTAATAGCACATGTAAAACGCTTTGTAGCTGATCATAATATTCCATTAGATAAATTTGAATTCCAAATGCTTTATGGCTTCCGTACAGACATGCAAAAAGAGCTTGCTAATGAAGGCTATAATTTCTGTGTATATGTACCATTTGGTGAGGATTGGTACGGCTACTTTATGCGCCGTTTAGCTGAGCGTCCTCAAAACCTTAATCTTGTGACAAAACAAGTATTTACGAAAAAAACAAATACAGTTCTTGCCGTAGCAGCAGGTGCATTTGTTCTGGGACGTTTAACAAAACGTAAAAAATAA
- a CDS encoding methyltransferase yields MRKIMKVTSTALLATTFVVTSAYPSAVFAASNDMVDSVVETETSLQSNMDIAVQAALVGPEIKKLNVLGHEFNVKPASISKKNNLTVVNGQISHHLSWRPDDQLYYRIDIENGEVKQVELKIDRGGWTSLSAPFLATLAQKNDIPVTLEMIQELGQKLGSFIDGKWEYAAEAIVSTIALHIE; encoded by the coding sequence ATGAGAAAAATTATGAAAGTTACTTCAACAGCGTTATTAGCAACAACATTTGTCGTTACTAGCGCATATCCTTCAGCCGTTTTTGCTGCAAGCAACGATATGGTTGATTCAGTAGTTGAGACGGAGACATCATTACAAAGTAATATGGATATAGCTGTTCAGGCGGCATTAGTCGGTCCTGAAATTAAAAAATTAAATGTACTAGGTCATGAATTTAATGTGAAACCAGCTTCTATTTCGAAAAAGAATAATTTAACAGTCGTAAATGGGCAAATATCTCATCACTTAAGCTGGCGTCCAGATGATCAGTTATACTACCGTATTGATATAGAAAATGGAGAAGTAAAGCAAGTAGAGCTTAAAATTGACCGTGGAGGTTGGACAAGTTTATCTGCTCCATTTCTTGCTACATTAGCACAAAAGAATGATATTCCGGTTACGCTCGAAATGATACAAGAACTTGGGCAAAAATTAGGTAGTTTTATTGATGGTAAATGGGAATATGCCGCTGAAGCAATTGTTTCAACTATTGCGTTACATATTGAATAA